One window from the genome of Pseudoliparis swirei isolate HS2019 ecotype Mariana Trench chromosome 24, NWPU_hadal_v1, whole genome shotgun sequence encodes:
- the rcor3 gene encoding LOW QUALITY PROTEIN: REST corepressor 3 (The sequence of the model RefSeq protein was modified relative to this genomic sequence to represent the inferred CDS: inserted 1 base in 1 codon), translating into MPGMMDKGSEYLGKGRSNGTKSPSNASNGHFSDESGSDDEHDVGMRVGDDYQANIPEFEPGATKYTDKDSGGMLVWSPYHTIVDSKLDDYIALAKEKHGYNVEQALGMLFWHKHNIEKSLADLPNFTPFPDEWTVEDKVLFEQAFSFHGKSFHRIQQMLPDKSISSLVKYYYSWKKTRSRTSLMDRQARKLASRSNRDDSDEEMEEAPPIEVNDSDYDPNKETKKELCVSTPQAQVEPVPPGSKVALGRREHHTLQHRHHQRSSRCRPPKGMYLTQEDVVAVSCSASAANTLLRQLDMEQVSLKRQVQNAKQMNSGMKHVLDSGIEEFRLAESNQKVNARWTTDEQLLAVQGVRKYGKDFQAIADVIGNKTVGQVKNFFVNYRRRFNLDEVLQEWEAEQGTRAPNGDGVTSGEEGKTSSATPSGKSTDEEDEEGQVTSSGASPAASSSAQIPVTSGTTSSSSSSSLHQPPPLLRPSXPATPSLHRQPPPLQQQARFLQPRPALQQPPPLIRPSNPMPPRLNPRPPAPMSLGGNPGESGPSSAQQPPGQAVHQSEASSSSLH; encoded by the exons ATGCCGGGAATGATGGACAAAGGCTCGGAGTATCTGGGGAAAGGTCGCTCGAACGGCACGAAGAGTCCGTCCAACGCTTCCAACGGACATTTCTCTGACGAGAGCGGCAGCGACGACGAACACG ATGTGGGGATGCGGGTTGGAGACGATTATCAGGCGAATATTCCCGAGTTCGAGCCCG GCGCCACCAAGTACACGGACAAGGACAGCGGGGGGATGCTGGTCTGGTCTCCGTATCACACCATCGTCGACTCCAAGT TGGACGATTACATCGCTTTGGCCAAAGAGAAGCACGGATACAATGTGGAGCAG gcgctCGGCATGCTCTTCTGGCACAAACACAACATCGAGAAGTCTCTGGCCGATTTGCCGAACTTCACCCCGTTCCCGGACGAGTGGACGGTGGAGGACAAGGTGCTGTTCGAACAGGCCTTCAGCTTCCACGGCAAGAGCTTCCACCGCATCCAGCagatg tTGCCGGACAAGTCCATCTCCAGCCTGGTGAAGTACTACTACTCCTGGAAGAAGACCCGGTCCAGAACCAGCCTGATGGACCGGCAGGCCCGCAAACTGGCCAGCCGGAGCAACCGTGACGACAG tgatgaggagatggaggaggcccCGCCCATTGAAGTCAACGACAGCGACTACGACCCCAACAAGGAAACCAAGAAAGAG CTCTGTGTGTCCACGCCTCAGGCTCAGGTGGAGCCGGTGCCGCCGGGCTCCAAGGTGGCGCTGGGCCGGCGGGAGCACCACACCCTGCAGCACCGGCACCACCAGCGCAGCTCGCGCTGCCGCCCCCCCAAAGGCATGTACCTGACCCAGGAGGACGTGGTGGccgtgtcctgcagcgcctccgcCGCCAACACGCTGCTCCGTCAGCTGGACATGGAGCAGGTGTCcctcaagagacag GTGCAGAACGCCAAGCAGATGAACAGCGGCATGAAGCACGTGTTGGATTCTGGGATTGAAGAGTTCCGACTGGCCGAG AGCAACCAGAAGGTGAACGCCCGCTGGACCACGGACGAGCAGCTGCTGGCGGTGCAAG GCGTGAGGAAGTACGGGAAAGACTTCCAGGCCATCGCCGACGTCATCGGCAACAAGACGGTGGGCCAGGTGAAGAACTTCTTCGTGAACTACCGGCGGCGGTTCAACCTGGACGAGGTGCTGCAGGAGTGGGAGGCGGAGCAGGGCACGCGGGCGCCCAACGGCGACGGCGTCACCTCCGGCGAGGAGGGCAAGACGAGCTCCGCCACGCCGTCGGGGAAGAGCACcgacgaagaggacgaagag GGTCAGGTGACCTCCTCAGGCGCGTCTCCTGCCGCCTCCTCTTCGGCTCAGATTCCGGTGACGTCCGGCACCacgtcgtcctcctcttcctcctccctccaccagcCCCCTCCCCTCTTGCGGCCCT CTCCCGCCACGCCCTCCCTGCACCGCCAGCCGCCGCCCCTCCAGCAGCAGGCCCGCTTCCTGCAGCCCCGCCCCGCCCTGCAGCAGCCCCCGCCGCTCATCCGCCCCTCCAACCCCATGCCCCCCCGCCTGAACCCGCGCCCGCCCGCTCCCATGAGCCTCGGCGGCAACCCCGGCGAGTCGGGTCCGAGCTCCGCCCAGCAGCCCCCCGGCCAGGCCGTCCACCAATCGGAggcctcgtcttcctccctccaCTGA